Proteins encoded together in one Catellatospora citrea window:
- a CDS encoding TetR/AcrR family transcriptional regulator has product MPSITRRRSDAADRRGGVENQILDTVARLLAEGAGFTELGVQRIAAESGVARSTFYLYFADKTQLLLRLAASMSQTSFGITAAWRPEAGVEALTATFTEVIATYRANAALLTAVQETSAYDPAVRDFWDGRLEAFRDNTRQLIAAEQRAGRTPADIDPAVATHLMIDGGDRFLLRHVTTDDGSGDAAAARELAATWWHGIFRRPAADRTR; this is encoded by the coding sequence ATGCCGTCCATAACCAGGCGCCGCTCCGACGCGGCCGACCGCCGCGGCGGGGTCGAGAACCAGATCCTCGACACGGTCGCGCGCCTGCTCGCCGAGGGCGCCGGCTTCACCGAACTCGGCGTGCAGCGCATCGCCGCGGAGTCGGGGGTGGCCCGCTCGACGTTCTACCTGTACTTCGCCGACAAGACCCAACTGCTGCTGCGGCTGGCCGCCTCGATGAGCCAGACCTCGTTCGGCATCACCGCCGCCTGGCGGCCCGAAGCCGGCGTCGAGGCCCTCACCGCGACGTTCACCGAGGTCATCGCCACCTATCGGGCCAACGCCGCACTGCTGACCGCGGTGCAGGAGACCTCGGCGTACGACCCCGCCGTGCGCGACTTCTGGGACGGCAGGCTCGAGGCGTTCCGCGACAACACCCGCCAGCTCATCGCCGCAGAACAGCGCGCCGGTCGCACCCCGGCGGACATCGATCCGGCGGTCGCCACCCACCTCATGATCGACGGCGGCGACCGCTTCCTGCTGCGCCACGTCACCACCGACGACGGCAGCGGCGACGCCGCGGCCGCCCGGGAGCTGGCCGCCACCTGGTGGCACGGCATCTTCCGCCGACCTGCCGCCGACCGAACCCGGTGA
- a CDS encoding GNAT family N-acetyltransferase, with protein sequence MSAAVTAGREVVLETDRLLLRPWRLAEAVVQRELWTERDPRVPPHRRVDADGHPTVAELEDAIRTNPLWSTGLLAVERKGAGDVIGYCGLVDSGRGPEGEPELAFELLRRVWGQGYATEAAVAVLDWARSSGRERLWATVWDWNTASRRVLAKVGFTETERQEVHAIHGTTLFTTIRL encoded by the coding sequence ATGTCAGCTGCCGTGACTGCGGGCCGCGAGGTCGTCCTCGAGACGGATCGCCTGCTGCTCAGACCGTGGCGGCTGGCCGAGGCCGTCGTCCAGCGCGAGCTGTGGACCGAACGTGATCCACGAGTGCCGCCGCACCGCCGTGTCGACGCGGATGGACACCCCACGGTCGCGGAGCTCGAGGATGCGATCCGCACCAACCCGCTGTGGTCGACCGGGCTGTTGGCGGTCGAGCGCAAGGGCGCCGGTGACGTCATCGGCTATTGCGGGCTGGTCGACAGCGGACGAGGACCGGAGGGGGAGCCGGAACTGGCGTTCGAGCTGCTGCGCCGCGTCTGGGGTCAGGGCTACGCGACCGAAGCCGCGGTAGCGGTGCTGGACTGGGCGAGATCGTCCGGCCGCGAACGTCTGTGGGCCACGGTCTGGGATTGGAACACCGCTTCTCGCCGGGTGCTGGCCAAGGTCGGATTCACCGAGACCGAGCGGCAGGAAGTGCACGCCATCCACGGGACCACCCTGTTCACCACGATTCGGCTCTGA